One genomic region from Candidatus Nanosynbacter sp. TM7-074 encodes:
- the cas2 gene encoding CRISPR-associated endonuclease Cas2 yields the protein MSYKIMRVAVFFDLPTNTKAERRAATQFRKFLLDDGFDMLQYSVYTRLCPNRDVAEKHMMRVKRHAPDSGSVRLLYLTEHQFTHMYVIVGEKTVQEKNVPAGQLAFF from the coding sequence ATGTCATATAAAATCATGAGGGTCGCGGTATTTTTCGATTTGCCGACCAATACTAAAGCTGAGCGTAGAGCCGCCACACAATTTCGTAAGTTCTTGCTGGATGACGGCTTTGATATGCTGCAATACAGCGTTTATACGCGGTTATGTCCAAATCGTGACGTTGCTGAAAAGCACATGATGCGCGTTAAGCGCCACGCACCAGATAGCGGATCAGTGCGATTACTATACTTGACCGAACATCAATTCACGCATATGTACGTTATCGTTGGCGAAAAAACTGTCCAAGAAAAGAACGTACCCGCTGGTCAATTAGCATTTTTCTAA
- the speD gene encoding adenosylmethionine decarboxylase: MNTSGIQSIAIKVSGSNSALLDDADGLQKLMRDIAEAASLHPLESVTHQFSPQGVSSALLLSESHIAVHTWPENGTAYISMTTCKILEDVTVQQIQELICRELAVECVTMKKVDL; the protein is encoded by the coding sequence ATGAACACATCTGGGATACAATCTATCGCCATTAAGGTGAGCGGATCTAACTCTGCCCTGCTTGATGATGCAGATGGGTTGCAGAAACTAATGCGCGACATTGCCGAGGCGGCTAGCTTACATCCCTTAGAGTCGGTAACTCATCAGTTCTCGCCGCAGGGAGTTAGCTCTGCCCTGCTTTTGTCTGAATCACATATCGCAGTTCACACATGGCCGGAAAATGGTACTGCCTATATATCAATGACTACTTGTAAGATTTTAGAAGATGTCACCGTTCAGCAAATACAAGAATTGATTTGTCGAGAATTGGCGGTTGAATGCGTAACTATGAAAAAGGTAGATTTATAA
- a CDS encoding glycosyltransferase yields MKVAKILAVGGGSGGHVTPVVAVFRELQKTGDHELRFWCDKKFGASARGIFAKFDDTIPVELITAGKLRRYHGKSLSFHLHPSILLPNLRDGFKVVVGFFQSLFKLIAWRPDVIFIKGGYVCLPVGYAARLLRIPLVLHDSDAHPGLTNRLLSPFAKAIGTGAPLEYYNYPPEKASYVGIPVAPEFRPYSEAERQKLKAKLGFDSNKPLVVVTGGGLGARRINSAILAIREDLLAETSVFLISGNQQYEEILKQTDERSGWHLQAFVHNGMAEVFAAADIVVTRAGATTLLELAALHKPTVIIPNGRLTGGHQLKNAKVYQDALAALIVSEDELDKDNRILARKIIGVLKSQKILKGLGDNFGKFAKPDAAKDMVKIILTTIRRQGRRR; encoded by the coding sequence GTGAAGGTGGCCAAGATCTTAGCGGTCGGCGGCGGCTCAGGCGGACACGTTACGCCAGTGGTAGCCGTATTTAGGGAATTACAAAAGACTGGTGATCACGAGCTCCGTTTTTGGTGCGACAAAAAGTTTGGCGCCAGCGCACGTGGGATTTTTGCTAAATTTGATGACACTATTCCAGTTGAGCTGATTACTGCTGGAAAACTGCGGCGATATCATGGTAAGAGTCTGTCGTTCCATTTACACCCATCAATATTACTACCAAATCTTCGTGACGGCTTTAAGGTAGTTGTCGGATTTTTCCAGAGCTTATTTAAGCTAATAGCCTGGCGGCCGGATGTTATTTTCATAAAAGGTGGTTACGTTTGTTTGCCTGTAGGGTATGCCGCGAGATTATTGCGAATCCCGTTAGTCTTGCACGATTCTGATGCTCATCCGGGGTTAACTAATCGCCTACTTAGTCCATTTGCAAAAGCTATTGGTACTGGTGCGCCCCTCGAATATTACAATTATCCTCCTGAAAAAGCGTCGTATGTTGGTATACCAGTGGCGCCAGAATTTCGTCCTTATTCTGAGGCCGAGCGGCAAAAATTGAAGGCGAAATTAGGCTTTGATTCCAATAAGCCACTGGTTGTCGTCACCGGTGGTGGGCTGGGTGCTAGGCGTATTAATTCTGCAATTTTAGCGATCAGAGAAGATCTCTTGGCTGAGACTTCGGTGTTTTTAATATCTGGCAATCAGCAATACGAAGAAATTCTTAAGCAGACTGATGAGCGCAGTGGATGGCACCTTCAAGCCTTTGTTCATAATGGTATGGCTGAAGTTTTCGCAGCAGCAGATATAGTTGTAACTAGGGCGGGGGCGACTACTCTTCTGGAGTTGGCCGCGCTTCATAAACCTACTGTGATTATCCCTAACGGCCGTCTGACAGGTGGTCATCAGCTAAAGAATGCCAAGGTGTATCAGGATGCGTTGGCTGCCTTGATAGTCTCAGAGGACGAGCTAGATAAGGATAATCGAATTTTGGCGCGGAAGATTATTGGCGTGTTGAAATCGCAGAAGATCCTTAAGGGTTTAGGTGATAATTTTGGCAAGTTTGCTAAGCCTGATGCGGCCAAAGATATGGTGAAGATTATTCTGACTACTATACGAAGACAGGGTAGGCGAAGGTGA
- the cas9 gene encoding type II CRISPR RNA-guided endonuclease Cas9 (Cas9, originally named Csn1, is the large, multifunctional signature protein of type II CRISPR/Cas systems. It is well known even to general audiences because its RNA-guided endonuclease activity has made it a popular tool for custom editing of eukaryotic genomes.), whose product MAQKSSYSPKKYSLGLDVGTSSIGWAVLDLDKERIHDLGVRIFERPEVPKTGKSLAEPRRIARSARHRLRRRRQRLNYLKRFFIDNNLISESRINDMLSPIHPKKWQPTYDPYALRIKGLKEKLSPEELFVALYHIAKRRGYKSNRMSVEKQDTEGSQVLSAVSENKLLLEKYKTKSVAKVLTLDEKFKNNKRNKTSTYKNSFVRKNFEDEVMLLLESQEKFGLKLPYEKIQTLLYGDVKNGNYNGIFSQRPFMTSELIKKMRGYCEFELEKPRAPKASYSFELFRLAQNLSHLRIVVDQETRQLSENEIAKIIKKAKNVKELKYEHIRDTLGYKGNQSFSFAQGMIRGKIKNDDKKNGEGNKFDSMIFYHTVKKNLEQYPKDWNILAANNFELLDNAGLILTVNKDDSSLRAELSKLNISTDAIEALLPINVSGFVHLSFNSLHRITPWLLRGLNYSEAVEKAGYSFSQSLSGNKKKLPPLSKKQANQITNPVVKRAVSQTIKVVNAVIRKYGLPYSVKLEAASELAKNAQERDKIKKIQDENAEYNEKIKQKLINEFNIPTPTGLQITKFKLREQQNGVSLYSGTEINLENLFTDEHYGEIDHIIPFSRCGNDGLNNKVLVFADENQEKGNLTPYEAWGGDNKKWTQFEARVRATTGLPAAKRDRLLSKSKPVEDWNVRALNDTRYISRFLRQYIRDNLDFPKIEGKTGTQRVFSPSGPITSYLRRVWRVGNKNRDDNNLHHATDACIIAATDPGIIQKVSSLNKYYELFKYTDKNEIVDKLTGEVLDRNQFEQHIADLEPWDDFGKEVRKRGKLYNTPSELHNELTGLKNYDEEFRLSTLPIFVSRMPKRSGKGSTNSETFRSPKIVAGYIDEKGKPAIARKQRMPLHSVDLKKLYDSPIRETDPKLYKILEQRLKDSNDNPAKAFSENVYKPTKDSKRGNIVRSIKIYNTRDSRSGFLVNEQRAFVNNGKTIRLDVYKRKNYKDIYEYYFAPVYTHLINAQKIEVLPTPTGRSKNEKADFDTIRTKDDKIYATLENGFIKQFSIYPNDYVRIYFDNEIVEGYYVKYNTNNGSLKLIKHSETSKNDNDLISKSAKTATLIERYDISVLGDNYRWL is encoded by the coding sequence ATGGCGCAGAAATCTTCATATTCACCGAAAAAATATTCGCTAGGGCTAGACGTCGGTACGAGCTCAATCGGCTGGGCAGTGCTAGACTTGGATAAAGAACGTATTCACGATTTGGGAGTGAGGATTTTTGAGCGGCCAGAAGTACCAAAAACCGGCAAGAGTCTTGCTGAACCACGCAGGATTGCCAGATCCGCTAGACACCGACTAAGGAGACGCCGACAAAGGCTTAATTATCTAAAGCGGTTCTTTATTGATAACAATCTGATATCAGAGAGTCGCATAAACGATATGCTTAGTCCAATTCACCCTAAGAAATGGCAGCCAACCTATGACCCCTACGCCCTACGTATCAAGGGTTTAAAAGAAAAACTCTCACCAGAAGAACTGTTCGTGGCTCTTTATCATATAGCGAAAAGACGTGGATACAAAAGTAACCGTATGTCTGTAGAAAAGCAGGATACTGAAGGATCTCAAGTGTTATCTGCTGTTTCTGAGAACAAACTGCTTTTGGAAAAGTATAAGACAAAATCAGTCGCTAAAGTACTTACGCTTGATGAAAAATTTAAGAACAATAAACGTAATAAAACAAGCACATATAAAAATTCATTTGTTCGTAAGAATTTTGAAGATGAAGTTATGCTGCTTCTTGAGTCTCAGGAAAAATTTGGCCTTAAACTACCATATGAAAAAATACAGACCTTGCTGTATGGTGATGTAAAAAATGGCAACTACAATGGTATATTTTCACAGCGACCATTCATGACAAGTGAACTGATTAAAAAGATGCGTGGTTATTGTGAATTTGAACTAGAAAAGCCTCGCGCACCAAAGGCTAGCTATAGTTTTGAGTTATTTCGTCTCGCCCAAAATCTATCTCATCTTCGCATTGTAGTCGATCAAGAAACTCGACAGTTATCTGAAAACGAGATCGCAAAAATAATCAAAAAAGCAAAGAACGTTAAAGAGTTAAAGTATGAGCACATTCGCGATACACTTGGATATAAGGGTAATCAAAGCTTTAGTTTTGCTCAAGGCATGATACGCGGCAAAATTAAAAATGACGACAAAAAGAACGGCGAAGGCAATAAATTTGACTCAATGATATTTTACCATACTGTCAAAAAGAACCTTGAACAATATCCAAAAGATTGGAATATACTAGCTGCCAACAATTTTGAACTATTAGATAATGCAGGGTTGATACTAACAGTAAATAAAGACGACTCAAGTCTACGCGCAGAGCTATCAAAGTTAAACATAAGCACTGATGCCATCGAGGCACTTTTACCAATCAACGTTAGTGGCTTTGTCCATTTGTCATTTAACTCTCTCCATAGAATAACCCCATGGCTATTAAGAGGGTTAAATTATAGCGAGGCGGTCGAAAAAGCTGGCTACAGTTTTTCTCAAAGTCTTTCTGGCAACAAGAAGAAATTACCACCACTATCAAAAAAACAGGCAAACCAAATCACTAATCCCGTCGTCAAACGTGCGGTATCTCAAACTATTAAAGTAGTTAATGCTGTAATCAGAAAGTACGGCTTGCCGTACAGTGTAAAGTTAGAAGCGGCGAGTGAACTAGCAAAAAATGCGCAAGAACGCGATAAGATAAAAAAGATTCAAGACGAGAATGCTGAATATAACGAAAAAATTAAACAGAAGCTTATTAATGAATTTAATATACCGACACCAACAGGACTACAAATTACTAAGTTTAAATTACGTGAACAGCAAAACGGTGTTAGTCTTTACTCAGGCACAGAAATAAATCTTGAAAATCTTTTCACAGATGAACATTATGGCGAGATAGATCACATTATACCATTTTCACGCTGCGGCAACGATGGATTAAACAATAAAGTTTTGGTTTTTGCAGACGAGAATCAAGAGAAAGGAAATCTGACACCATATGAGGCGTGGGGTGGAGATAATAAAAAATGGACACAATTTGAAGCACGTGTAAGAGCGACCACTGGATTGCCAGCCGCTAAAAGAGATCGCCTTCTGTCAAAAAGTAAGCCAGTTGAAGATTGGAATGTACGCGCGCTCAACGACACTCGATATATTTCACGTTTTTTACGTCAATATATTCGTGATAATTTAGATTTTCCTAAAATTGAAGGCAAGACTGGCACGCAGAGAGTCTTCTCGCCAAGCGGACCAATCACTTCATATTTAAGAAGAGTGTGGCGTGTTGGCAATAAAAATCGCGATGATAATAATTTGCATCATGCAACTGATGCCTGCATTATTGCCGCGACAGACCCAGGCATTATTCAAAAAGTATCCAGTCTTAATAAATACTACGAATTATTCAAATATACTGATAAAAACGAGATTGTCGACAAACTAACAGGCGAGGTTCTTGATCGTAATCAATTTGAACAGCATATAGCAGATCTTGAGCCCTGGGATGATTTTGGTAAGGAGGTGCGAAAACGCGGTAAACTATACAATACACCAAGCGAGCTCCATAATGAACTAACTGGTTTAAAAAACTACGATGAAGAATTTCGTTTGAGTACACTACCTATATTTGTTTCACGCATGCCTAAACGATCTGGAAAAGGCTCAACAAATAGCGAAACTTTCCGATCACCTAAAATCGTAGCAGGCTACATTGACGAAAAAGGGAAGCCCGCCATTGCACGCAAACAACGAATGCCGCTTCATTCTGTAGATCTTAAAAAATTATACGATTCACCAATTCGTGAAACGGATCCTAAATTGTACAAAATTTTGGAACAGCGGCTCAAGGATTCTAATGACAATCCAGCAAAAGCATTCTCCGAGAACGTTTACAAACCAACAAAAGATAGTAAACGCGGTAATATTGTACGCAGTATAAAAATATATAACACACGAGATTCAAGGAGTGGATTCTTAGTTAACGAGCAAAGAGCTTTTGTGAATAATGGCAAGACTATTCGCCTTGATGTTTATAAACGCAAAAACTATAAAGACATATACGAATATTATTTTGCTCCAGTCTATACTCATTTGATAAACGCCCAAAAGATTGAAGTTTTGCCGACGCCGACTGGTCGAAGTAAGAATGAAAAGGCAGATTTTGACACTATCCGAACAAAGGATGATAAAATATATGCAACACTAGAAAATGGATTTATAAAACAATTCTCTATATATCCAAATGACTACGTGCGAATATATTTTGATAACGAGATCGTTGAAGGATACTACGTAAAATATAACACTAACAACGGTAGTTTAAAACTTATAAAGCACAGCGAAACAAGTAAAAACGATAACGACTTAATCAGCAAATCAGCCAAAACAGCCACTCTCATCGAACGTTACGACATCTCCGTTCTCGGCGATAACTACAGGTGGTTATAA
- the cas1 gene encoding type II CRISPR-associated endonuclease Cas1 — translation MAWRVVAIENPARLSLRDNQLVIAQETEATLPIEDIDALILDGYGMTATTNLLTALATKGTTTVICDEKHLPASVLLPYSQHSRQAKVSRQQLAMSQPLKKQLWQQIIISKITNQADVLQSIGLDDTALRTHISDVKSGDTSNRESLAARIYFDQLLDDATRRKPIWHNAALNYGYAMVRSHIARHIAARGLVASQGIFHHNELNSFNLADDLIEPYRAAVDLYILEKVAPLHVGDRDASLTKHDRQLIIDILNYYVIIDGKKFTVKHAIERTVESFIECIEVKEARKLLLPKIAS, via the coding sequence ATGGCCTGGCGCGTCGTAGCTATCGAAAATCCTGCCAGACTGAGTTTGCGCGACAACCAGCTGGTAATTGCGCAGGAAACTGAGGCAACTTTGCCGATTGAAGATATCGATGCGCTCATCCTGGACGGTTATGGCATGACTGCGACCACAAATCTACTCACAGCGTTGGCGACCAAAGGCACCACAACTGTTATTTGTGACGAAAAGCATCTACCAGCTAGCGTACTTCTGCCGTATTCACAGCACTCACGGCAGGCCAAAGTTTCACGCCAACAACTTGCCATGAGTCAACCGCTCAAAAAGCAATTGTGGCAACAAATTATCATCAGCAAAATCACCAACCAAGCCGATGTCTTACAATCTATCGGGTTAGATGACACCGCCTTGCGTACCCATATTAGCGATGTCAAATCAGGCGATACTAGTAATCGCGAGTCGCTAGCTGCTCGCATATATTTTGACCAGCTACTCGACGACGCCACACGCCGTAAGCCGATTTGGCATAATGCCGCGCTAAACTATGGCTACGCGATGGTCCGCAGCCATATCGCTCGGCACATTGCTGCCCGCGGGCTAGTCGCTTCGCAAGGAATTTTCCATCACAATGAGCTCAATAGTTTTAATTTAGCTGACGACTTGATAGAACCCTATCGCGCCGCCGTTGATTTATATATCCTAGAAAAAGTCGCCCCGCTTCACGTCGGCGACCGCGACGCCAGCCTCACCAAGCACGATCGCCAGCTTATTATTGACATATTAAATTATTATGTTATAATTGACGGTAAGAAGTTTACTGTAAAGCATGCGATCGAGCGAACAGTTGAAAGCTTTATCGAATGCATCGAGGTAAAGGAGGCGCGTAAGCTTCTTTTGCCAAAAATCGCCTCCTAA
- a CDS encoding cell division protein FtsQ/DivIB has translation MKLSFSRKKSDKNLSRREIAARRQAENYDNLPTQSYRRNRTLNSRQTISPLEASERLEAHNLVKKRRHMMQKLFITAVCLSVVVFLLFQLTISVSVQTPDTKSSSNSGKYASVLNEYYNAHPAERFRFFLNNNDLRQFFLQKAPEVKTIRVEGDFLARSAAKLTFRQPVAQWSSGNKVYFVDDSGVTFEQNYFNPPTVAVRDESGLPTRGGQEVINRQFLSFLGQAVSEFSQHKLKVSEAILPANTVRQVWFKVEGRESQIRMTVDRSARSQVRQAIVTLGYLDKNGQSSGYIDVRVDQRSFYK, from the coding sequence GTGAAATTATCTTTTTCTCGAAAAAAATCTGATAAAAATTTAAGCCGTCGAGAGATTGCTGCTCGTCGGCAGGCTGAGAATTACGATAATCTACCGACGCAGTCATACCGCCGAAACAGAACTCTTAATAGTCGCCAGACTATCTCACCGTTAGAGGCCTCTGAACGTCTTGAGGCGCATAATCTAGTAAAAAAACGTCGTCATATGATGCAGAAATTATTTATAACTGCGGTATGTCTGTCCGTCGTGGTATTTTTATTGTTCCAGCTGACGATTAGTGTATCTGTCCAGACTCCTGACACTAAAAGTTCTAGCAATTCTGGTAAATACGCCAGCGTTCTTAACGAATATTATAATGCCCATCCAGCTGAGCGGTTTAGGTTTTTTCTGAACAATAATGATTTGAGGCAGTTTTTCTTACAGAAAGCTCCTGAAGTAAAAACTATTCGTGTAGAGGGCGATTTCTTGGCGCGTTCAGCCGCTAAGTTAACTTTTCGTCAGCCAGTAGCTCAGTGGTCTTCTGGAAATAAAGTTTATTTTGTTGATGATAGTGGTGTTACGTTTGAGCAGAATTATTTTAACCCGCCTACGGTTGCGGTTCGCGACGAAAGTGGATTACCTACTCGGGGTGGACAGGAGGTCATAAATCGGCAATTTTTAAGTTTTCTAGGGCAAGCCGTTTCTGAATTCTCGCAACATAAGCTTAAGGTGTCGGAAGCTATTTTGCCAGCAAATACCGTACGCCAAGTTTGGTTTAAGGTTGAGGGTAGGGAATCCCAGATAAGAATGACTGTTGATAGATCTGCCCGCTCTCAGGTAAGGCAGGCAATAGTAACTCTGGGATATTTAGATAAGAATGGTCAATCGTCAGGCTATATAGATGTTAGGGTAGACCAGCGGTCTTTCTATAAATAG
- a CDS encoding polyamine aminopropyltransferase produces MPRFEMHKREQVALFAAAILVAIGGIIYELILGAAASYLVGDSILSFSLATGVTLFGMGIGSLLVNYIKIHPATSFATNEIVLGLIGGNSVLLMYTGFVFTRLHWVIFAIISLAIGICIGLEIPLLVKMFQKFGRKSSVRLFSKILALDYFGALVASLLFPLIMLPHLGLMRSAYLVAALNIAVAVLILRQMKASRVVMIVSIVATIVLSGLFVYATEIENAIDKRTYKDPVMFQQQTPYQKIVLTRYKKDTRLFLNHNLQFSSLDEARYHETLSASALSSVASPKRVLIMGGGDGLLTRDVLKYPSVEHVTLVDIDESMTNLAKTNHLLTDINQRSLHDSRVNIVNQDAFQFAFSTQDKYDVVLIDLVDPSNERLAKLYSEQLYRQVGNILTEHGVMVTQATSSFFSPQAFYMVANTMKSAHPGRHIAAFSVNVPSFGEWGFVLSAPNADAVMSQPLPKGLRYQNQKLLTFLTKNNAVSVPSGPVSTLISPRITDVYNADMRQWRYYN; encoded by the coding sequence GTGCCACGATTTGAAATGCATAAACGTGAGCAGGTGGCTTTATTTGCGGCGGCTATATTAGTGGCGATTGGCGGCATTATATATGAATTGATTTTGGGTGCGGCTGCATCTTACTTGGTCGGAGATTCAATCTTAAGCTTTAGTTTGGCGACTGGCGTAACTTTATTTGGAATGGGCATTGGTTCGCTGCTGGTTAATTACATTAAAATACATCCAGCGACCAGTTTTGCGACTAATGAGATTGTCCTAGGACTAATTGGTGGTAATTCGGTACTTTTGATGTATACGGGATTTGTTTTTACGCGACTGCACTGGGTTATTTTTGCAATTATCAGCCTAGCGATAGGCATTTGTATCGGTCTGGAAATTCCACTTCTAGTGAAGATGTTTCAGAAATTTGGTCGCAAATCATCAGTTAGGTTATTTAGTAAGATTTTGGCGCTTGATTATTTTGGTGCGTTAGTGGCGTCCTTATTATTCCCTCTGATTATGTTGCCCCACCTTGGTTTGATGCGTAGTGCTTATTTGGTGGCGGCGTTGAATATCGCTGTGGCCGTATTGATTTTAAGGCAGATGAAAGCTTCTAGGGTTGTGATGATAGTTAGTATTGTAGCAACAATAGTTTTGTCTGGACTGTTTGTTTATGCGACAGAGATTGAAAACGCAATTGATAAGCGGACTTATAAAGATCCGGTAATGTTTCAGCAACAAACGCCATATCAGAAGATTGTACTAACAAGGTATAAGAAAGACACCAGGCTATTTTTAAACCACAATCTGCAATTTTCTAGTCTGGATGAGGCGCGCTATCATGAAACCCTGTCTGCCTCTGCCCTGTCCTCGGTCGCCAGTCCAAAGCGAGTGCTGATTATGGGCGGCGGTGATGGTCTGTTGACGCGTGACGTGTTAAAATACCCGAGCGTCGAGCATGTTACTCTGGTTGATATTGACGAGTCAATGACTAATTTAGCAAAGACTAATCACCTGCTAACCGACATTAATCAGCGGTCACTTCATGATTCTCGCGTTAATATTGTTAATCAAGATGCTTTTCAATTTGCTTTTTCGACGCAGGATAAATATGATGTTGTGTTGATTGATTTGGTTGACCCTTCGAATGAGCGGCTAGCTAAGCTCTATTCCGAGCAACTGTACCGTCAAGTCGGCAATATTTTAACAGAGCATGGCGTAATGGTAACGCAAGCAACTTCTTCGTTTTTTTCTCCGCAGGCTTTTTATATGGTGGCAAATACCATGAAATCCGCTCATCCGGGGCGACATATAGCGGCGTTTTCAGTTAATGTACCGTCATTTGGCGAGTGGGGTTTTGTATTATCAGCGCCAAATGCTGACGCTGTGATGAGTCAGCCTTTACCAAAAGGATTGCGTTATCAGAATCAGAAGCTACTTACTTTTTTGACTAAAAATAATGCGGTTTCAGTTCCGTCGGGTCCCGTCTCTACGCTGATTTCTCCGCGGATAACTGATGTTTATAATGCTGATATGCGCCAGTGGCGTTATTATAACTAG